A window of Haliscomenobacter hydrossis DSM 1100 contains these coding sequences:
- the murC gene encoding UDP-N-acetylmuramate--L-alanine ligase: MLDLQDIKRLYFIGIGGIGMSAIARYFLQRGVEVHGYDRTSTELTRALEAEGMQVHYDEDVNKIPAGVDLVVYTPAVPTSHAEYQYFLTQGTPIKKRAEVLGIISRGMKTVAIAGTHGKTTTSSLTAHLLRSTGVDCTAFLGGIARNFESNYVLGSSEWVVVEADEFDRSFLHLHPDIASIMSMDADHLDIYGDAETLLNTGFKAFAKQIKPGGTLWLQHNLTTHFDATTAYRSFGVEGGDYQAHNIRVEKGYFVFDYLSPEREIKGLRMPLPGRHNIENATVAMSIALQLGASDEALRDGLEAFRGVKRRFEIIHRDEEVAFFDDYAHHPTELNAAIGAARELFPAARITGVFQPHLYSRTRDFAEGFAEALDGLDEIYLLDIYPARELPIPGVSSEMLVKLMRNPNVHLITKAELLPALQKNKPEVLLTLGAGDIDTLVEPIGNWLKSLKPEKV; this comes from the coding sequence ATGCTTGACCTTCAAGACATTAAAAGGCTTTATTTCATTGGAATTGGCGGCATCGGCATGAGTGCCATCGCCCGCTATTTCCTACAGCGTGGGGTAGAAGTACACGGTTACGACCGCACTTCTACGGAACTGACCCGTGCGCTGGAAGCTGAAGGCATGCAGGTACATTATGATGAGGATGTGAATAAAATTCCGGCTGGAGTGGATCTGGTGGTTTATACCCCCGCTGTTCCGACCAGTCATGCCGAATATCAATATTTTTTGACCCAGGGAACCCCGATTAAAAAACGGGCGGAAGTATTGGGCATCATTAGCCGGGGCATGAAAACGGTGGCCATTGCCGGAACACACGGCAAAACCACTACTTCCTCGCTCACTGCGCACTTATTGCGCAGCACGGGCGTGGATTGTACCGCCTTTTTGGGGGGCATTGCGCGCAATTTTGAATCGAATTACGTGCTGGGTAGCAGCGAATGGGTGGTGGTAGAAGCCGATGAGTTTGACCGCTCCTTTTTGCACCTGCACCCTGATATTGCTTCCATCATGTCGATGGACGCCGACCATTTGGACATTTACGGCGATGCAGAAACCCTGTTGAATACCGGGTTCAAAGCATTTGCCAAACAAATCAAACCGGGGGGCACCCTGTGGTTGCAACACAATTTGACGACACATTTTGATGCAACGACTGCCTACCGGAGTTTTGGGGTGGAAGGTGGGGATTACCAGGCGCACAACATCCGGGTGGAAAAAGGCTACTTCGTTTTTGATTACCTGAGCCCCGAGCGCGAAATCAAAGGGTTGCGCATGCCACTACCGGGTAGACACAATATAGAAAATGCTACGGTAGCCATGTCGATTGCCCTGCAACTGGGCGCGAGTGATGAAGCCTTGCGCGATGGACTGGAAGCTTTCCGGGGGGTCAAACGCCGCTTCGAAATCATCCACCGCGATGAAGAAGTTGCTTTTTTTGACGATTATGCACACCATCCAACCGAGTTGAATGCCGCGATTGGAGCCGCGCGGGAATTGTTTCCTGCGGCCAGGATCACAGGGGTTTTTCAGCCGCATTTGTATAGCCGGACCCGTGATTTTGCGGAAGGCTTTGCGGAAGCCCTGGATGGACTGGACGAGATATATTTGTTGGACATTTACCCTGCGCGGGAACTACCGATTCCAGGAGTGAGTTCTGAAATGTTGGTGAAGCTGATGCGCAATCCCAATGTCCACTTGATTACTAAAGCGGAGCTATTGCCTGCTTTGCAAAAAAACAAACCAGAAGTATTGCTGACCCTTGGGGCTGGCGATATCGATACACTGGTAGAACCGATTGGCAATTGGCTTAAAAGTCTAAAACCAGAAAAGGTATAA
- the murG gene encoding undecaprenyldiphospho-muramoylpentapeptide beta-N-acetylglucosaminyltransferase has product MNDKGSPRIIISGGGTGGHVFPAIAIADAIKAKVPGVEILFVGAQGKIEMEKVPKAGYSIEGLWISGFQRSLSFRNLLFPVKLMHSLLNARSILRKFKPQVAVGVGGYASGPLLDMATRKGIPALIQEQNSYAGVTNKLLSQRVQKVCVAYEGMERFFPAEKIVLTGNPVRGSVAQASDRAAARAYFGLEADKPTLLIFGGSLGALSINEAMAQNTDFLRSNADVQVIWQCGGSHYEKYRNCAAAQLMNVKLMAFIDRMDLAYAAADVVCSRAGALTISELCLVGKPAILVPSPFVAEDHQTKNAQALVDKNAAIMVANGDTITQLLPQALELLKNETKRNTLAQNILALAKPNAAEEIAEQVLSLVEGG; this is encoded by the coding sequence ATGAACGATAAAGGATCACCACGAATCATCATCAGCGGCGGCGGTACAGGGGGACATGTTTTCCCGGCGATTGCCATTGCCGATGCCATCAAGGCAAAAGTGCCTGGAGTGGAGATTCTGTTTGTTGGTGCTCAGGGGAAAATTGAGATGGAAAAAGTACCCAAAGCGGGGTACTCGATCGAGGGCCTTTGGATCAGTGGATTCCAACGCTCCCTATCGTTTCGCAACTTGCTTTTTCCCGTCAAATTGATGCATAGCCTGCTGAATGCCCGCAGCATTTTGCGGAAATTCAAACCCCAGGTAGCTGTGGGGGTGGGAGGATACGCCAGCGGCCCCTTATTGGACATGGCTACGCGAAAAGGAATACCTGCCCTGATTCAGGAGCAAAATTCCTACGCGGGAGTGACCAATAAACTGTTGAGCCAAAGGGTGCAAAAAGTGTGCGTGGCCTACGAAGGGATGGAGCGTTTTTTTCCAGCGGAAAAAATCGTCCTGACCGGAAACCCAGTACGCGGATCGGTAGCGCAAGCCAGCGATCGTGCCGCAGCAAGGGCTTATTTTGGCTTGGAGGCCGACAAGCCCACTTTGCTCATTTTTGGCGGTAGCCTTGGTGCGCTTTCCATCAATGAAGCGATGGCACAAAACACCGATTTTTTGCGCAGCAATGCCGATGTGCAAGTGATTTGGCAATGCGGTGGGAGCCACTATGAAAAATACCGAAACTGTGCAGCGGCGCAGTTGATGAATGTAAAACTGATGGCGTTCATCGACCGAATGGACCTCGCTTATGCTGCCGCCGATGTGGTGTGCTCACGAGCCGGGGCACTGACCATCTCGGAGTTGTGCTTGGTGGGAAAACCCGCCATTTTGGTGCCTTCGCCCTTTGTGGCTGAAGACCACCAAACCAAAAACGCCCAAGCGTTGGTGGACAAAAATGCGGCGATTATGGTGGCCAATGGCGATACCATCACCCAATTGTTGCCCCAGGCACTTGAGCTGTTGAAAAACGAAACGAAACGAAACACCCTTGCCCAAAACATCCTTGCGCTGGCCAAACCAAATGCGGCAGAGGAAATTGCGGAGCAAGTACTGAGTTTAGTTGAGGGAGGTTGA